The Stenotrophomonas rhizophila genome has a window encoding:
- a CDS encoding TlpA family protein disulfide reductase, with translation MSTTPPRTSLMVVAALAAALGLGTGVYYVARTPQETRFPAVERPAAAPAQPGDAMPAITLPDVDGTPVDFARFGGRPLLINVWASWCGPCVEEMPMLAAFAAAQPADGVQVVGLAIDTPDGVRDFLDRVPVTYPIVIEQPAPDDASVRLGNAQGLLPYTVLVGADGKIVKQKLGPFAEGEVERWVGSQAKNRRR, from the coding sequence ATGAGCACGACGCCGCCCCGCACCTCGTTGATGGTGGTGGCGGCGCTGGCTGCGGCGCTGGGGTTGGGCACCGGCGTGTACTACGTGGCACGCACGCCACAGGAAACGCGGTTTCCCGCAGTGGAGCGCCCGGCCGCCGCGCCGGCCCAACCCGGCGATGCGATGCCGGCCATCACCCTGCCGGACGTGGATGGCACGCCCGTGGACTTCGCCCGCTTCGGTGGCCGCCCCCTGTTGATCAACGTGTGGGCCAGCTGGTGCGGTCCGTGCGTGGAAGAGATGCCCATGCTGGCCGCGTTTGCCGCTGCACAGCCGGCCGATGGCGTGCAGGTGGTGGGCCTGGCCATCGATACGCCGGACGGCGTACGCGATTTTCTTGACCGCGTGCCGGTGACCTACCCGATCGTGATCGAGCAGCCTGCGCCGGATGACGCCAGCGTGCGCTTGGGCAACGCCCAGGGTCTGCTGCCCTACACGGTGCTGGTGGGTGCGGACGGGAAGATCGTCAAGCAGAAGCTGGGGCCGTTCGCAGAGGGGGAGGTCGAACGGTGGGTGGGCAGTCAGGCGAAGAACCGCCGCAGGTAG